Genomic DNA from Salvia miltiorrhiza cultivar Shanhuang (shh) chromosome 1, IMPLAD_Smil_shh, whole genome shotgun sequence:
GTTTTTAGTAATTATGGGCAAAGTGGGATATATCCATAAAGAATTAATGAAATATTTAGTTTGTACGTAATagttcgattttaattactCTTGTAAATTTAAAGGATCGAAATTAATTACTCCTATTACAAATAGtgagaaaaacaaataaaacaaagaaGTGATCATAAGGTTAGGCGTTCAATTTATTATTGCAAATTCAGTTGCTCCAAACCTATAAAACTAAGAGGCAtgcaaaaaatatatttttttaattaataggtATATAAATAGTATAGCTAGCCAAATTTTGAAAATGTCaaatttttaatcaaaatgTGTAAATTCTTATAAAAATGCCCCTGTAATTCAAAATCTGAAAATAATGATCAAGTTGAAGTTTTATGCGAAATTGTTCAATTTGTTTGATTACATCAACTTTTGAGTTTCACTTGAATTTGCACTATCACTTGAAATCGTTCAATTCGTGTAATTTGCATGAACCTTAGATTTCCACTATCATGTGCAATCGTTCAATTTCCGCCAtcttgtaaatatttaatttcgcATGAATCTTTGATTTCCACATTAATTTTCAGTATCATGCGAAATCGTTCAATTGCGCGTGATTGCGCTAATCTTTAATTTTTCCCATGAacgtgattttttttcaatttcattaaggataaaaatagtctatttacacaaaaattattataaaatttatatatttttaaacatTAACTACTATTTATATAATGACCAAGTAAAATGGCTATGTTTCACCAATGTCACAAAATGTTAATCAGTATATATCTTTTCTCAGTGTCAATAAATCATGTGCCCGCGTGAGAAAATTATGTTAGTTATGTCACTTTAATTTACTCAAATATTTTGGAGACCGATGTTAAAAAAACACATAAATTAAAAGGTTGTGTCTATTTAATTTACAATATTGCAATTAACTCCGTAAAATCAGGTATCGTAGTTGCTACATTAATATTAGTACACAATCAAACTCAATTGCAGTCGATTATTGCATGCTTAATCCAAGTTAAATATCGAACTGAATCTAACAAAATATCAAAAAACTAAACACATGATGCAAATTAAGCTTCAAAAGAAGTCAATAACAATAAGAATgctaagaaataattaaaagaaatggtAATATATAGTTAGCAGTCCATGTATGAATTATTCgtacaaataaaatttaagcATGAAAACGCGTTTCCGCGAAACTCTCTCCCTTGTATCCTTTGTCGAGTCAAAATCACGAATCTACAAAAGCAGACGCCCAATTTGATTTCCTCAAAGCACTATTCTTTCCTTCTCTCTATATATTTACTTAATTATTCTATCCGTAAAAACACGCTTTCCCTCACCTATATATACACCCATTTCCGACGcatgaaaatttaaattactacaTTTCACAACAATTTACAAAAACAAACAAAGCTAGAAGCAGCTCAGGGGCGACCTGTTTGAACACACAacatatttagtaaaaaaaatggctAACACTAAGAATTTGGTATTGTTTGGGTGGTTGGCCGCCGCCGCCCTATTAAGCGGTTGCGCCGCCGATACGTACACGGTGGGAGATGACCTCGGGTGGACGAGGCCGCCTCTTGGAGAAGTAGCCTACCAGACATGGGCTAGGCTTAAAGATTTTGACGTCGGAGACACCATAAGTGAGTATTAATTATACGCATTTAATTTCTTCAATAATAGTAATCACTATGCATTTCATAAAAGCAGCCTAAATTGGGTGGCTAATAATTAGGAAATTAGTGACTCCAATTCTACCAACACACTCTAAAGTCCAGATCTtggtatgaatttttttttaaatcctcACCACCAAAAAAGGTTCAAACTTGAATTTCTGTGTTGTTCTTGGGTTTTGTTGTGgataattagataaaatttttgGAATATTGCTTTAGTTCTTAATTAAGAGaggacgatttttttttttttgtgatataGAGAAGGCGTCTTTAATAACATtataattaagtgtttaaataGAGTGGATCAAAAACAAGCGCGGGTTGTTGCAAAATAAGATTGTTGATGTGAATATAGATAAGATTAATTTGCATAAGCTCTATCTATGATATATTGTTGatgtgataaatttataattgaaaTATCTTATAATATTACACAATATATCATCGTTAAATACTTAAATTGTAGTAAAAATAAGACTGAGAGTGAtgtaatagtaataaataaatatgatataTTAAACATATATTAGTATTGTCggatatagatttttttttttagaaaaaaaagatttatattaGTAAATCACAATGCACAAAATTTGTGAGGCACGTCGGATAAAGATTggttgatatttttttaaatgaaactattGGACATACGCATACCGCAGATACTCCCTTGAAACCAAGCATTACGTCATCACACGTTAATCTCCAATTTCTGCACAATCCAAATAACTGAATAAGTAATCttttttaattgtttataaTCACGGGACTAACTGcaattgtgttttttttttaaatgcagcATTCAGCTGGACTGGAACACACAATGTAGCCCAAGTGACGAAAGATGGTTACGACAACTGCAGTGCAACAAGCAATTTGGGCCCAGTCCAGACAGTAAGCCCATACAACTTCATCCTTAACTCCACCGAGCCTTACTACTTCATTTGCACCGTCGGCGACCACTGCAGCAACGGCCAGAAGGTTACCGTTCAAGTCCGCTCATTCAACGCCGCCTCTCCGTCTctcaccaccgccgccttctcTGCTATCTTCCTCGCCGTCTCCGCCTCCGTTGCTCTATTGATCTAATCCGCCTTCACTTTGACGATTGcatttatataaaattcattttcGTATCTTGATTAGTGTCTAGTTATATATTCTTATACAggtttttgtatttaattaacGTTATATCTATTGATTGTGTTTATTATGTCAAAGTATACTTATTCATAATTTAGtcattaaataaaatcggaTGGTTCATAATTTTTAGTGTAATTTGTACATATTGATAAAACAAAACTttgtttaagttttttttttttttgaattaaaaaaatgaaaatttccaGGTATCGACACGATTAAAAGATTGAACAAAAGCGCATATTGATATTGCCAGATTGCGAACAACGTTATTAACATtgcaatccaaaaaaaaaacttatccatacaatatatttaatcttttaCCCAACGATTCCAAATTTACTTTAAATTCTTCCATCCAAACTCCAAACAGTGCCTAAAGAAATGGTAAGCACTTTTATTCTTCAATTTTGCTAAAGATTAAATGTTGAAAATACATGCTCTTCTTTAAAGACATACAACGTCAGCAGATCTAAAGGGGAACACACAACTTTTGTTGCGCAAATGAACATgatgtcaaaaataaaaaataaaaataaattaaaaaaaaagtgcgGCAAATTCATCCGCAACCACTAGGTCAAAATAAATGAGCATCCTGTTCAGATCACAAGAGACTAGAGAAAACGACATTGAGAGTTTGATAGGAGTAAAAGACAAATGAGTCATTATCGACCAAAGACACGTGGAAACACTTTATTCGTTTGGAATGAACCGCCTAATAAAAATCCGTTATCATAATattttaaagggttaagtatcaatttggccCGTAGAGGCCCCTGTAGCTATTAACACCCTATGggcaggggtgtgtcaactaagcccctgaaaTATCTAATTTCCGCCAATTaacccctccgacttaacggacggttaacaccgttaactattttacttttttatttttattttattttattggtggtgggactcacaccatcttcttcaccaagctTGCCGGAAACCTAATCCACCCCTTCCCCGAAACTCCGGCGTCGCAGCGGCGACAagctcacatctctctctctcacgctctGCTTTTTCTCGTCTATCTCATCTCTCAcgttcaactctctctctcggcctaCTCCCTCTCTTGCGCAAAGGCAGCAGCCGCCACCtaccaccgccgccgtcgctcCTCGCCACCACCACCAGTTGCCGTTCCTCCACGGCGTAAAAGCGGCAACAGCAACAGAgtaacaacaacagcagcaactcCAGCAGCAGTCGGCAGCCGCGCGCAGCTTGGCCGCGCCGTCGTCGCGCTCTACCGCACCACCACCGCGAAGCCACCACTCTTCCTCCTTTTCCAGCCCTGAGCGCCATCTTCGGTCTTCCATAGTAGCGAAAGGAGCAGCAACAAAGCGGCTGAGCCTCCTCAACGCGCCGCCTTGCCGAACTCGCCACCAGAGCTCCGCCGGCCACCCTCGTCGCCGCCACGCAGGATTTTCGGGGAAGGGGTGGATTAGGTTTCTGgcgagcttggtgaagaagatggtgtgggtcccaccaccaataaaataaaataaaaataaaaaaataaaaatagttaacagtgttaaccgtccgttaagtcggaggggttAATTGGCGAAAATTAGGTACTTTAGaggcttagttgacacacccctaCCCATAGGGTGTTAATAGCTACATGGGCTTCTACGTTAGGggccaaattgatacttaaccctattttaaaatatatgatGTCAGACAATGTTACCCTTCAGTGCAATACACGTAAAGACTTGAA
This window encodes:
- the LOC130988918 gene encoding umecyanin-like gives rise to the protein MANTKNLVLFGWLAAAALLSGCAADTYTVGDDLGWTRPPLGEVAYQTWARLKDFDVGDTITFSWTGTHNVAQVTKDGYDNCSATSNLGPVQTVSPYNFILNSTEPYYFICTVGDHCSNGQKVTVQVRSFNAASPSLTTAAFSAIFLAVSASVALLI